A genomic window from Sphingobacterium spiritivorum includes:
- a CDS encoding RagB/SusD family nutrient uptake outer membrane protein, whose translation MKLLLYSSIAATLILSSCGKSFLEVDPIGKLGKEQVFRDIVGLKNALDGSYNLMARYHMNEYGVYGDLRGDDVAFRTGISSPVMQTEFNYVANDQDEAGATRLMWGNGYAALNNINNIINGAEPFLESSIDKAQATSILGQALLLRALCNFDMTNIYAQQYNYSPDASHLGIPILLKTPPAGTHVARESVSTVYAQILADIEQCIQLLSQNPNVPTKIYASVDAAKALRARIYLYMGQYQNVVNQTSELITPNKYPLVSSADYKKMFTATAQRTDYTSIASEVIWQFNLEKYAKGTVQHLFSEPVEYQYYAAPGYVSLFSDQDIRKTMLQIDPATNYYRSIKYGKEDGVINDNWPLNVKVVRSAELYLNRAEANFRLGNYAEAVSDIKLLQARARNVSIDLVTITYTTPEELFAIIKLERRKELGFENQRLYDIMRYKESLNRGAGCTSDVCQLTYPNDRFVMPIPRSELDINPLMQPNPTVNQ comes from the coding sequence ATGAAATTACTATTATATAGCAGCATTGCTGCAACACTTATATTATCGTCTTGCGGGAAATCATTTCTTGAGGTCGACCCTATCGGAAAACTGGGGAAAGAACAGGTATTTAGGGATATAGTCGGATTAAAAAACGCACTTGACGGATCTTACAATCTGATGGCCAGATATCATATGAATGAATATGGAGTCTATGGAGATTTAAGGGGGGATGATGTCGCTTTCCGGACAGGGATCTCAAGTCCTGTGATGCAAACAGAATTTAATTATGTAGCCAATGATCAGGATGAAGCCGGAGCTACACGATTAATGTGGGGAAACGGGTATGCCGCATTAAACAATATCAACAACATCATAAATGGTGCAGAACCTTTTTTGGAGTCAAGTATAGACAAGGCACAGGCGACATCTATACTGGGACAGGCATTGTTACTACGTGCACTATGCAACTTTGACATGACGAATATATATGCACAACAGTACAACTACAGCCCGGATGCTTCACACCTGGGAATCCCGATCCTCCTCAAAACGCCACCGGCAGGAACACATGTAGCCAGAGAATCGGTTAGTACTGTCTATGCGCAGATACTGGCTGATATTGAACAATGTATTCAGTTACTTTCCCAAAATCCTAATGTTCCAACTAAAATCTATGCATCTGTAGATGCAGCTAAAGCGTTAAGAGCACGTATTTACTTATATATGGGGCAATATCAAAACGTAGTGAACCAAACATCAGAATTGATCACGCCAAATAAATACCCTTTGGTGAGTTCAGCAGATTATAAAAAAATGTTTACAGCAACTGCTCAACGTACAGATTATACTTCCATTGCCTCTGAAGTGATATGGCAGTTCAATCTGGAGAAATATGCAAAAGGTACAGTGCAGCATCTGTTTTCAGAACCTGTAGAGTATCAGTATTATGCTGCTCCGGGCTATGTTTCCTTATTCTCCGATCAGGACATCAGAAAAACAATGCTGCAGATAGATCCCGCTACTAATTATTACAGAAGTATTAAATATGGTAAAGAGGATGGTGTTATCAATGATAACTGGCCTTTGAATGTCAAAGTCGTACGTTCGGCAGAACTTTATCTTAACAGAGCAGAAGCTAATTTCCGGTTAGGAAACTATGCAGAAGCCGTATCAGACATCAAGCTTCTGCAAGCCCGCGCACGTAATGTCTCTATAGATCTGGTCACGATAACATATACCACTCCGGAGGAATTATTCGCAATCATAAAACTGGAACGCAGAAAAGAACTGGGCTTTGAAAATCAACGTCTATACGATATCATGAGATATAAAGAATCTCTTAACAGAGGCGCAGGTTGTACATCAGATGTATGTCAGCTGACCTATCCGAATGATAGGTTCGTCATGCCAATACCCAGATCAGAACTGGATATAAACCCTCTGATGCAGCCAAACCCAACCGTTAATCAATAA